In one window of Tripterygium wilfordii isolate XIE 37 chromosome 1, ASM1340144v1, whole genome shotgun sequence DNA:
- the LOC119997886 gene encoding zinc finger CCHC domain-containing protein 10-like, translating into MSSKKEEKAQAAAERLKAAALSAAKGLSRAQAERAAAAAVRNVNAYGQKEEGPSRWQEKREAKRQMYLMSTEKAVRLGERKDLKPSMSTIGGNAQCQKCFEIGHWTYECKNERVYISRPSRTQQLKNPKLKMKLSISYDLENPDVNKDEKVEKRSKKSKRKHRSDSDSGSDSEASVFETDSGSSAVTGSDYSSAESSTDYSSSSDSEEERRRRRKKKQKQKQGKGRRRRYSSSSESSDSDSPSDSDSGDRSSRRKSRRHGRKR; encoded by the coding sequence ATGTCAAGtaagaaggaagagaaagcgCAGGCTGCAGCTGAAAGACTCAAGGCTGCAGCCTTGAGTGCTGCAAAGGGTCTTAGTCGCGCCCAGGCTGAAAGGGCAGCGGCTGCAGCTGTGCGAAATGTTAATGCTTATGGCCAGAAAGAAGAAGGGCCTAGCAGATGGCAGGAGAAGAGGGAAGCAAAGAGGCAGATGTACTTGATGAGTACTGAAAAGGCGGTAAGACTGGGTGAAAGAAAAGACCTTAAGCCTTCAATGTCCACTATTGGTGGCAACGCACAATGTCAGAAGTGTTTTGAAATTGGACACTGGACATATGAGTGTAAGAATGAACGTGTCTACATCTCACGACCCTCTCGCACTCAGCAACTCAAGAACCCGAAATTGAAGATGAAGCTCTCAATCTCTTATGATTTGGAAAACCCAGATGTCAATAAGGATGAAAAGGTTGAGAAGCGGTCGAAGAAAAGTAAAAGGAAGCATAGGTCAGATTCTGATTCTGGCAGTGATAGTGAGGCTTCAGTTTTTGAGACTGATAGTGGGTCATCAGCTGTGACTGGATCTGACTACTCTTCAGCAGAGAGTAGTACAGATTACAGTTCATCTTCTGATTcggaggaagagaggaggcggaggaggaagaagaagcagaagcagaagcagggAAAGGGTAGGCGTAGGAGGTACAGCTCGTCTTCCGAGTCTTCTGATTCAGATTCTCCTTCAGATTCTGATTCTGGTGATAGGAGCAGCCGACGGAAGAGTAGGAGGCATGGAAGAAAGCGCTGA